One stretch of Limisphaerales bacterium DNA includes these proteins:
- a CDS encoding ATP-binding cassette domain-containing protein, whose product MKSPWPLEILPDANARVTVGRSGKHEVTVKHVAVSGNHFALEYHEGQLAVVDLGSRYGTFVNGSRIQNAWLAEGDVLKFANSPGYLFKNGRLLLQEEGAGMEVRLENVGLERGGKKLLEGLSLTIHPGSFVGVLGPSGAGKSLTVALLNSTWDPTWGAVYFDGDTPVIGHKEEYRARQGTVMQEDLVYPALTVEENLVLSGRLRLASLSESDLAKRVDETLEEVNMTAHRDKPVRVLSGGQKKRVSIAIELLMRPQFIILDEPTSGLDPGTASDLMDVLRGLARRGFTIVCITHTLDTMNFFDTLLVLGLKHPKGEPNKFATLAFYGVPDDLYPEYGVRNAADLFRKLENLKDTAGGPPSTEHHSPPEPHSEAHTDDSSGVHFLMGQLLSLNFKTADAAGFVNQFQVVLKRCWLTFFRDRSALLLNLIQPVILATLTVLAQYAAPASISIHFFLVVSALWMGMTLTVREIVNEKKLYARDRLVALDPLAFLTGKLVTALLLLAPVALLLYLSARIAIPIFLQEGPAMDSLRDASFINSILVLWLAGAGGALVGLAISTLSKTERMAVMILPIALLLQVLLSRVVFGHSAQWDSQVPMPSAAIATPTPDSPPTIIRHSPFNPVKTLDDYLDSDDASWQGNLVMAGSFLMVTRPATALLDMPPSGRAPPGAITLEWIYLLALIATYLALTGVMFLMVEAKWIGELR is encoded by the coding sequence TTGAAAAGCCCCTGGCCATTGGAGATTTTGCCGGATGCGAATGCCCGCGTCACGGTGGGGCGATCGGGGAAGCACGAGGTGACGGTGAAGCACGTGGCGGTTTCGGGGAACCACTTTGCGCTGGAATATCACGAGGGACAGCTGGCGGTGGTGGACTTGGGCAGCCGTTACGGGACGTTTGTGAACGGCTCGCGCATCCAGAACGCGTGGCTGGCGGAGGGGGATGTGCTGAAGTTCGCCAACAGCCCGGGGTACCTTTTCAAAAATGGCCGGCTGCTGCTGCAGGAGGAGGGCGCGGGGATGGAGGTGCGGCTGGAAAATGTGGGGCTGGAGCGCGGTGGGAAAAAGTTGCTGGAGGGGCTGAGCCTGACGATTCATCCCGGCTCCTTCGTGGGCGTGCTGGGGCCGAGCGGCGCGGGCAAAAGTCTGACGGTGGCGCTGCTGAACAGCACGTGGGATCCGACGTGGGGCGCGGTGTATTTCGACGGCGACACACCGGTGATCGGCCACAAGGAGGAATACCGCGCGCGGCAGGGCACGGTGATGCAGGAGGACCTCGTGTACCCGGCGTTGACGGTGGAGGAAAATCTGGTGCTCTCCGGCCGACTGCGGCTGGCGAGCCTTTCGGAGTCGGATCTGGCCAAGCGCGTGGACGAGACGTTGGAGGAGGTGAACATGACCGCCCACCGCGACAAGCCGGTGCGGGTGCTTTCCGGCGGCCAAAAAAAACGCGTGAGCATCGCCATCGAGCTGCTGATGCGTCCGCAGTTTATCATTCTGGACGAGCCCACCAGCGGGCTGGACCCCGGCACGGCGTCGGACCTGATGGACGTGCTGCGCGGGCTGGCGCGGCGGGGGTTCACCATCGTCTGCATCACGCACACGCTGGACACGATGAATTTTTTCGACACGCTGCTGGTGCTCGGCCTGAAACATCCCAAAGGCGAGCCCAATAAATTTGCCACGCTCGCCTTCTATGGTGTGCCGGATGATTTGTACCCCGAATACGGCGTGCGCAACGCCGCCGATCTTTTTCGCAAACTGGAAAACTTAAAAGACACCGCCGGTGGCCCGCCGTCCACGGAACATCACTCGCCCCCCGAACCCCACAGCGAGGCGCACACGGACGACTCCTCCGGCGTGCATTTTCTGATGGGGCAACTCCTCAGCCTCAACTTTAAGACCGCCGACGCCGCGGGATTCGTCAACCAATTCCAAGTCGTCCTCAAGCGCTGTTGGCTTACTTTTTTCCGCGACCGCAGCGCGCTTTTACTGAACCTCATCCAGCCCGTCATCCTCGCCACCCTCACTGTGCTCGCCCAGTACGCCGCGCCCGCCTCCATCAGCATCCATTTTTTCCTCGTCGTCTCCGCCCTGTGGATGGGGATGACGCTGACGGTGCGCGAGATTGTAAACGAAAAAAAACTCTATGCCCGCGACCGTCTCGTGGCGCTCGATCCCCTCGCCTTCCTCACCGGCAAACTCGTCACCGCCCTGCTCCTGCTCGCGCCCGTCGCACTGCTGCTGTACCTCTCCGCGCGCATCGCCATCCCCATTTTCCTACAGGAAGGCCCCGCGATGGACAGCCTCCGCGACGCCTCCTTCATCAACTCCATCCTCGTTCTGTGGCTCGCCGGCGCGGGCGGCGCGCTCGTGGGCCTCGCCATCTCCACCCTCTCCAAAACCGAACGCATGGCCGTCATGATTCTCCCCATCGCGCTCCTGCTGCAAGTGCTGCTCAGCCGCGTCGTCTTCGGCCACTCCGCGCAATGGGACAGCCAAGTGCCCATGCCATCCGCCGCGATCGCTACCCCGACTCCAGACTCCCCACCCACAATCATCCGTCATTCCCCCTTCAACCCCGTCAAAACCCTCGACGACTATCTCGACAGCGACGACGCCAGTTGGCAGGGCAACCTCGTCATGGCCGGGTCATTTTTAATGGTCACCCGCCCCGCCACCGCCCTGCTGGATATGCCCCCCTCCGGCCGCGCCCCGCCCGGTGCCATTACCCTCGAATGGATTTATCTCCTAGCCCTAATCGCCACCTACCTCGCCCTCACCGGCGTGATGTTCCTGATGGTGGAAGCGAAATGGATCGGGGAATTGAGGTGA
- a CDS encoding Dabb family protein, with the protein MFSHVVIFWTKPEVADATEKLLAGAEEYLKDIPGVRHYHCGAMAGSHRDVVDQTYQVALNLVFDDQATQDAYQDHPRHLEFVEKVFKPNCARVVVYDFEG; encoded by the coding sequence ATGTTTTCGCACGTTGTCATTTTTTGGACTAAACCCGAGGTGGCCGATGCCACGGAAAAACTGCTCGCCGGCGCGGAGGAATATCTCAAAGACATCCCCGGCGTGCGGCATTACCACTGCGGCGCGATGGCCGGCAGCCATCGGGATGTGGTGGATCAAACCTATCAAGTGGCGCTGAACCTCGTCTTTGATGACCAAGCCACGCAGGACGCGTATCAGGATCACCCGCGCCACTTGGAGTTTGTGGAGAAGGTTTTCAAGCCCAACTGCGCCCGCGTGGTGGTGTACGATTTCGAGGGCTAA
- the recA gene encoding recombinase RecA — translation MAKAEKTTKKPADNGDSKQRNLDDAMAQITKTFGEGSIMRLGSAQAQNNIESISTGALSLDLALGIGGVPKGRIVEIYGPESSGKTTVMLHVIANAQKAGGLCAFIDAEHALDPKYARKLGVNLDDLLVSQPDSGEEALTICETLARSGSLDVIIIDSVAALVPKAELEGDMGMATMGMQARLMSQALRKLAAIMNKAKTTCIFTNQLREKVGVMFGSPEVTSGGKALKFYASVRIDIRRREALKDSTGQVIGNHVKTKIVKNKVAPPFAEAEFDIMYNQGINYEGSVIDAGLRFGVLSKKGAWIQHDGELIGQGVAAAQRTLIDKPGLCAQIVQQIMDKKNGVEPEEAKKEEAPAAEVAEPAEAVAAG, via the coding sequence ATGGCAAAAGCAGAAAAAACGACCAAGAAGCCAGCCGACAACGGCGATTCCAAGCAACGCAATCTCGACGATGCGATGGCGCAAATCACCAAAACTTTTGGCGAAGGCAGCATCATGCGGCTCGGCAGTGCCCAGGCGCAAAACAACATCGAATCCATTTCCACCGGCGCACTTTCGCTGGACCTCGCGCTCGGCATCGGCGGCGTGCCCAAGGGCCGCATCGTGGAAATTTATGGCCCTGAATCCTCCGGCAAAACCACCGTGATGCTACACGTCATCGCCAACGCCCAAAAGGCCGGCGGCTTGTGCGCCTTCATTGATGCCGAGCACGCGCTTGACCCCAAGTACGCCAGGAAGCTCGGCGTGAATCTCGATGACCTCCTCGTGTCCCAGCCCGATAGCGGCGAGGAAGCACTCACCATTTGCGAAACCCTCGCCCGCTCCGGCTCGTTGGACGTCATCATCATCGACTCCGTCGCTGCACTGGTCCCCAAAGCCGAGCTCGAAGGCGATATGGGCATGGCCACCATGGGCATGCAAGCGCGGCTGATGAGCCAGGCCCTCCGCAAGCTCGCCGCCATCATGAACAAGGCCAAAACCACCTGCATTTTCACCAACCAACTGCGCGAAAAAGTGGGCGTCATGTTCGGCAGCCCCGAAGTGACTTCCGGCGGCAAGGCGCTGAAATTTTACGCCAGCGTGCGGATCGACATCCGCCGACGCGAAGCACTTAAAGATTCCACCGGCCAGGTGATTGGGAACCACGTGAAAACGAAAATCGTCAAAAACAAAGTCGCGCCGCCCTTCGCCGAGGCCGAGTTTGACATCATGTACAATCAAGGCATCAACTACGAAGGCAGCGTCATCGACGCCGGACTGCGCTTTGGCGTGCTCAGCAAAAAAGGCGCGTGGATCCAGCACGATGGCGAACTCATCGGCCAAGGCGTGGCCGCCGCGCAGAGAACGCTGATCGACAAGCCGGGGTTATGCGCGCAAATCGTGCAACAAATCATGGACAAGAAAAACGGCGTGGAACCCGAAGAAGCCAAAAAAGAAGAAGCCCCCGCCGCTGAAGTGGCAGAGCCCGCCGAGGCCGTGGCGGCAGGATAG
- a CDS encoding FIST C-terminal domain-containing protein, whose protein sequence is MPESGHSIAAHYDGAFDVDALEDWAAELRVNFPGDEVSLGLVFTSPQFFGQAVELLEILRVHARIPLLVGCSGGGLVANACEVEKNPGLTLALHHLPGAKLDSLHFTQAQVEEADSPDYWPEVTGVTDTNGWLTFVDPFHLNAEAWLPQWNASWPGKPVIGGFSSGTLADQTSQVYLNGDVYEEGGVALSVGGGVMLQSVISQGCTPIGETWTITRVEHNIIFEIGNRPAYEVLTETFEHLSDTDKEKIRKNLFVGLVVNEYVEEFHRGDFLIRNLIGADPDTGSIAVGGAVRVGQTLQFQRRDARAAGEDMDELMHRTGESLNGNPVYGGCLCCCTGRGKNLFGASDHDAGLVQHHLGDIGLSGFFCNGEIGPIGNDNFLHGYTASLALFVGADAESQ, encoded by the coding sequence ATGCCCGAATCCGGCCATTCCATCGCCGCCCATTACGACGGCGCGTTCGACGTGGACGCCCTCGAGGATTGGGCGGCAGAACTCCGCGTTAATTTTCCCGGCGATGAAGTGTCGCTTGGGCTGGTGTTCACTTCGCCTCAATTTTTTGGGCAAGCCGTGGAGTTGCTGGAAATCCTTCGCGTGCATGCGCGCATTCCCCTGCTCGTCGGTTGTTCCGGCGGTGGTTTAGTGGCCAACGCGTGCGAAGTCGAAAAAAATCCCGGCCTCACCCTCGCCCTCCATCATTTGCCGGGCGCGAAACTCGATTCGCTGCACTTCACCCAAGCCCAAGTGGAGGAAGCCGACAGCCCGGACTATTGGCCCGAAGTCACCGGCGTGACCGACACCAACGGCTGGCTGACCTTTGTGGATCCATTCCATCTCAACGCCGAGGCGTGGTTGCCGCAATGGAACGCCTCGTGGCCCGGCAAGCCGGTGATCGGTGGGTTCTCCAGTGGCACATTGGCCGACCAAACTTCGCAGGTGTATCTCAACGGCGACGTGTACGAGGAAGGCGGCGTGGCACTCAGTGTAGGGGGCGGTGTGATGTTGCAAAGCGTAATCTCGCAAGGCTGCACGCCGATCGGCGAAACGTGGACGATCACGCGCGTTGAACATAATATTATTTTCGAGATTGGTAACCGTCCCGCTTACGAAGTGCTTACTGAAACATTTGAACACCTGAGCGACACCGACAAAGAAAAAATCCGCAAAAATTTATTCGTGGGCTTGGTGGTCAACGAATACGTGGAAGAATTTCATCGCGGCGATTTCCTTATCCGCAATCTCATCGGCGCAGATCCCGACACCGGCAGCATCGCTGTGGGCGGTGCGGTGAGGGTCGGGCAAACACTCCAATTTCAACGCCGCGACGCCCGTGCCGCCGGCGAGGATATGGACGAGCTGATGCATCGCACCGGTGAATCGCTCAACGGCAATCCCGTGTACGGCGGCTGCCTTTGCTGTTGCACCGGGCGTGGCAAAAACCTCTTTGGCGCCTCCGATCATGATGCCGGTCTTGTGCAGCATCACCTCGGCGACATTGGCCTTAGCGGATTTTTCTGCAACGGCGAAATCGGCCCCATCGGCAACGACAATTTTCTCCACGGCTACACCGCCTCCCTCGCCCTCTTCGTCGGTGCCGACGCGGAATCACAATGA
- the trmB gene encoding tRNA (guanosine(46)-N7)-methyltransferase TrmB, whose product MTSASPISLLHEFESVTEPLRLEKLFPTSKESQPAELEIGCGDGGFLLEWATRHPEKNFIGIERLLGRIRKLDKKGRRANLTNLRLLRIEARYVLQHLLPANAFEAIHIYFPDPWPKDKHRRHRLIDEQFPELAQRILAPKGIVHLRTDDPDYFQQMQESFAPAKNFASTETPKELAALTTEFERQWNDEGKPTLRASFQLLTASS is encoded by the coding sequence ATGACATCAGCATCCCCAATCAGTCTTTTACACGAATTCGAATCCGTGACCGAACCGTTGCGGCTGGAGAAATTATTTCCCACATCAAAAGAATCCCAACCCGCCGAATTGGAAATTGGCTGTGGGGATGGCGGGTTTCTTTTGGAATGGGCCACGCGGCATCCGGAAAAAAATTTCATCGGCATCGAGCGCCTGCTCGGCCGCATTCGTAAGCTCGACAAAAAAGGCCGCCGCGCCAACCTCACCAATCTCCGCCTCCTCCGCATTGAAGCGCGCTACGTGCTTCAACACCTTTTGCCCGCGAATGCCTTCGAGGCAATCCACATTTATTTCCCCGACCCTTGGCCCAAAGACAAACACCGCCGTCATCGCCTTATCGACGAACAATTCCCCGAACTGGCCCAGCGCATTCTTGCGCCCAAAGGCATCGTCCATCTTCGCACGGACGACCCCGATTATTTTCAGCAAATGCAGGAATCCTTCGCGCCTGCCAAAAATTTTGCATCCACCGAAACGCCAAAGGAACTGGCCGCGCTCACCACCGAATTCGAGCGCCAATGGAATGACGAAGGCAAGCCGACCTTGCGAGCTTCATTCCAACTTCTCACTGCTTCCTCCTAA
- a CDS encoding phage holin family protein, which produces MMQFNANAEPKEERPVRDFLHQFVVGTLAVLVAVHLVPGIQYERTEHLILATLVLGALNAFLRPLLLLGCLPLLILSLGFFLLVINAGLLMLTAELVDGFVVDDFWAAFWGALIVSIVTLITNTFSGRGQSRFQFNRSKPKENKSGYDHDDDDGPVIDV; this is translated from the coding sequence ATGATGCAATTTAACGCCAACGCCGAGCCAAAAGAAGAACGTCCCGTACGCGATTTTCTTCATCAATTCGTGGTAGGCACGCTGGCGGTGTTGGTGGCGGTGCATTTAGTGCCCGGCATTCAATATGAAAGAACCGAGCATTTAATTCTAGCTACGCTGGTGCTGGGCGCGCTTAACGCGTTCCTGCGACCGCTGCTGTTACTGGGCTGTTTGCCATTACTTATTCTCTCGCTGGGGTTTTTCCTGCTGGTCATCAACGCCGGCCTGCTAATGCTCACCGCAGAATTAGTGGACGGATTTGTGGTCGATGATTTCTGGGCGGCGTTTTGGGGGGCATTGATTGTTTCAATTGTTACGTTGATCACCAATACATTTTCCGGCAGAGGCCAATCGCGATTCCAATTCAACCGCAGTAAACCAAAAGAAAACAAATCCGGCTACGACCACGACGATGACGACGGCCCGGTGATTGATGTGTGA
- a CDS encoding class I mannose-6-phosphate isomerase: protein MLYPLTFEPIFRERVWGGRMLETLYDKPLPPGQSIGESWEIADRPDAASVIANGPLAGYDLRWLMQNHANELLGNLRHNGRFPWLAKLLDARADLSVQVHPPAALAAQLGGDPKTEAWYVSHANTDARLIAGLRPGVSRETFETQLDTVDFPLCLNELPVTAGDAMFIPSGRLHALGAGTVVFEIQQNSDTTYRVYDWNRTGLDGQPRQLHLAEALQCIDFDEVKPRLHAREYEPRNGHNTRLIAHAPEAFRLEHVQMETDAALVLPGEGVRLVAVTAGRLTLDGAGETLAIGPGQFALVPAIAETTAARGVNAQFLLTQAA from the coding sequence ATGCTTTACCCGCTCACCTTTGAGCCCATTTTCCGGGAACGCGTCTGGGGCGGTCGCATGCTCGAAACGCTCTACGACAAACCGCTGCCGCCGGGCCAATCCATCGGCGAATCGTGGGAAATCGCCGACCGCCCCGATGCCGCCAGCGTCATCGCCAACGGGCCGCTTGCGGGATACGACCTCCGTTGGCTGATGCAAAACCACGCCAACGAACTACTCGGCAATCTGCGGCACAACGGCCGGTTCCCGTGGCTCGCCAAGTTGCTCGACGCCCGGGCCGATCTTTCCGTGCAAGTGCACCCGCCCGCCGCCTTGGCCGCGCAACTCGGCGGCGATCCCAAAACCGAAGCGTGGTACGTGAGCCACGCCAATACCGATGCCCGCCTCATTGCCGGACTGCGCCCGGGCGTATCACGTGAAACATTTGAAACGCAGCTCGACACCGTGGATTTTCCGCTATGCCTCAATGAATTACCCGTGACCGCGGGCGATGCGATGTTTATCCCGAGCGGACGACTGCACGCGCTGGGCGCGGGCACGGTGGTGTTTGAAATCCAACAAAACTCCGATACCACCTACCGCGTGTACGACTGGAACCGCACCGGCCTCGACGGGCAACCCCGCCAACTGCACCTCGCCGAGGCGCTGCAGTGCATTGATTTTGACGAAGTCAAACCGCGGCTGCACGCGCGCGAATACGAACCCCGCAACGGGCACAACACCCGCCTCATCGCGCATGCTCCGGAAGCATTTCGCCTGGAGCACGTTCAAATGGAAACGGACGCCGCCCTTGTGCTGCCCGGCGAAGGCGTACGATTGGTGGCCGTAACCGCTGGCCGCCTCACCCTCGATGGTGCGGGCGAAACATTGGCCATTGGCCCCGGGCAATTTGCACTCGTGCCCGCCATTGCCGAAACTACCGCCGCGCGCGGCGTGAATGCGCAGTTTCTCCTTACCCAAGCGGCATGA
- a CDS encoding acetyl-CoA carboxylase carboxyltransferase subunit alpha, translated as MKHLLDFEKPYIDLQQKLEGLREHPEGTNLGMDIDQEIRQLEDKIAAKKKELYSNLTAWQRVQLARHPKRPYSLDYISRTFNGFSELHGDRLFHDDHAIVAGFAKLGEQRVMVVGTQKGRDTKENIKRNFGCAHPEGYRKALRLMGMADRFGLPIITLIDTAGAYPGVAAEERHIAKAIAINLREMALFKVPMISVVIGEGGSGGALGIGVSDRTLILENAYYSVISPEGCAAILWKDRAAAPQAAEALKITAADLLELKLVDEVVGEPFGGAHNDVDAMANTLRDVLLRNLDELKQIDPAERLKMRYQKYRSHGQFIEGQAAPA; from the coding sequence ATGAAGCACCTGCTCGATTTCGAGAAACCGTATATTGACCTCCAACAAAAACTGGAGGGCCTGCGCGAACATCCCGAGGGAACTAATCTCGGCATGGATATCGATCAGGAAATCCGCCAGCTTGAGGACAAAATTGCGGCCAAGAAAAAAGAGCTCTATTCCAACCTCACCGCATGGCAGCGCGTTCAGCTCGCGCGTCATCCCAAGCGGCCGTATTCACTTGATTACATCAGCCGCACGTTCAACGGCTTCTCCGAACTGCACGGCGACCGGCTTTTTCACGACGACCACGCGATCGTCGCCGGTTTCGCCAAGCTGGGCGAACAGCGCGTGATGGTGGTCGGCACCCAAAAAGGCCGCGATACCAAAGAAAACATCAAACGCAATTTCGGCTGCGCCCATCCCGAGGGCTACCGCAAAGCGCTGCGGCTGATGGGCATGGCCGATCGATTCGGACTGCCCATCATCACCCTCATTGACACCGCCGGCGCGTACCCCGGCGTGGCCGCCGAGGAACGCCACATCGCCAAAGCCATCGCCATCAACCTGCGCGAGATGGCGCTGTTTAAGGTGCCGATGATTTCCGTGGTCATCGGCGAAGGCGGCAGCGGCGGCGCGCTGGGCATCGGCGTGAGCGATCGCACATTAATTTTAGAAAACGCGTATTATTCTGTCATCAGCCCCGAAGGCTGCGCGGCGATTTTGTGGAAAGATCGCGCCGCCGCACCGCAAGCGGCCGAGGCGCTCAAGATTACCGCGGCCGATTTGCTGGAGCTGAAGCTGGTGGACGAGGTGGTGGGCGAACCATTCGGCGGCGCCCACAATGATGTCGACGCCATGGCGAACACCCTGCGCGATGTGCTGCTGCGCAATCTTGATGAGCTGAAACAAATCGATCCCGCCGAGCGATTGAAAATGCGCTACCAAAAATACCGCAGCCACGGCCAGTTTATCGAGGGACAAGCCGCGCCGGCATAG
- a CDS encoding FHA domain-containing protein yields the protein MQTPVTSPPCLAQLQFLTGQPHRHYIWPDEFPVRLGRSSDCALRIEEEGVWEQHVAIELDDEHRFQLKRVSDASVMINDEPMTETQPLANGDVLALGSVKLQFWLGTVQQQRLSTREAAVWALLAAVTAVQICLLFWLG from the coding sequence ATGCAAACTCCCGTAACCAGCCCCCCCTGCCTTGCGCAGTTGCAGTTTCTCACCGGCCAACCGCACCGGCATTATATTTGGCCCGATGAATTTCCCGTGCGCCTCGGCCGCAGCAGCGATTGCGCATTGCGTATTGAAGAGGAGGGCGTGTGGGAACAGCACGTGGCGATCGAGCTGGACGACGAACATCGTTTTCAGTTGAAGCGCGTATCGGATGCCAGCGTGATGATCAATGACGAGCCGATGACCGAAACTCAACCGCTCGCCAATGGCGATGTGCTCGCGCTCGGCTCGGTAAAACTCCAATTCTGGCTCGGCACCGTGCAGCAGCAGCGGCTTTCCACGCGCGAAGCGGCGGTGTGGGCGCTGCTGGCGGCTGTCACCGCGGTGCAGATTTGCCTACTGTTTTGGCTGGGGTGA
- a CDS encoding LptF/LptG family permease: protein MKTLHRYLLREVLATLVLTVGVFTAVLLMGNAMKEVLALVVRGQASLAGVGKAFVLLIPFVISFSLPMGLLTAMLLVFGRFSADQELTAARAGGLSLVSLVAPVLLLAVGFSGLNAWINLSIAPRCRTAYKELVYDMALSNPAKLLSANTFVTEVPGYVIYIGELEQGADERHWHMKRILLNRIEDGELIQRTRAARGEVSYDSKNKQYLFRLIDAQVNVRADKLGIVFGGNDEGGESEPQSTNNSAATHSTNSTSETETKAEPNPFPDSPDWMPMAGGEIILPITLAEISKQSFKPKLSYLTFNQLRREMDRHGEIINIDSNGSVALVHYATIDSPAPDTLYQVTRHGNRVGRARITPEKTPAHLVAEITEGTLHPGDRLELERSPLKVQLHRQISFSFAAIGFTLVSIPLGIRAHRRETTAGIAMALVLILIYYSFVILGQALADKPQYYPHLIVWIPVFLFQAAGMWMLARANCGSQ from the coding sequence ATGAAAACACTGCATCGGTATTTGCTGCGGGAGGTGCTGGCTACGCTGGTGCTGACGGTGGGGGTGTTCACGGCCGTGCTGCTCATGGGCAACGCCATGAAGGAGGTGCTGGCGCTGGTGGTGCGCGGGCAGGCTTCGCTGGCGGGCGTGGGCAAAGCGTTTGTGTTGCTGATTCCGTTTGTGATTTCGTTTTCGCTACCGATGGGTTTGCTGACGGCAATGCTATTGGTGTTCGGGCGGTTCAGTGCAGATCAAGAACTCACTGCGGCGCGGGCGGGCGGGTTAAGTTTGGTAAGCCTCGTGGCGCCGGTGTTGTTGCTGGCGGTGGGGTTCAGCGGGTTGAATGCGTGGATCAATCTTTCCATCGCTCCGCGCTGCCGAACCGCTTACAAGGAATTGGTTTATGACATGGCACTGTCCAATCCCGCCAAGCTGCTTTCGGCCAATACCTTTGTCACCGAAGTACCCGGCTACGTGATTTATATTGGCGAGCTGGAGCAGGGCGCGGATGAGCGGCATTGGCACATGAAACGGATTTTGCTCAACCGCATTGAGGACGGCGAACTCATCCAACGCACCCGCGCCGCGAGGGGCGAGGTGAGTTATGATTCCAAAAACAAACAATACCTATTCCGCCTCATCGACGCACAGGTCAACGTGCGCGCGGATAAATTGGGAATCGTATTTGGCGGCAACGACGAAGGCGGCGAATCCGAGCCGCAATCAACCAACAACTCAGCCGCCACCCACTCCACCAACTCAACCTCCGAAACAGAAACAAAAGCGGAACCCAACCCCTTCCCCGACTCCCCCGATTGGATGCCGATGGCCGGCGGAGAAATCATCCTGCCCATCACGCTGGCGGAGATCAGCAAGCAATCCTTCAAGCCCAAGCTCAGCTACCTCACCTTCAACCAGTTGCGCCGCGAAATGGATCGCCATGGCGAGATTATCAACATCGACTCGAACGGCTCCGTCGCACTTGTCCATTACGCCACCATCGATTCGCCCGCACCAGACACACTCTATCAAGTAACGCGCCACGGCAACCGCGTCGGCCGCGCACGCATCACCCCCGAAAAAACACCCGCCCATCTGGTCGCCGAAATCACCGAAGGCACGCTGCATCCGGGCGACCGCCTCGAGCTGGAGCGCTCACCGCTCAAGGTGCAGTTACACCGGCAAATTTCATTTTCCTTCGCCGCCATCGGCTTCACGCTGGTGAGCATCCCGCTGGGCATCCGCGCGCATCGGCGTGAGACCACCGCCGGCATCGCGATGGCGCTGGTGTTGATTTTGATTTATTACAGCTTCGTCATCCTCGGCCAGGCGCTCGCCGACAAACCTCAATATTACCCGCACCTCATCGTGTGGATTCCTGTTTTTCTTTTTCAAGCCGCCGGCATGTGGATGCTCGCGCGCGCCAATTGTGGCAGTCAATAA
- a CDS encoding zinc ribbon domain-containing protein: MPTYIYQTLPKKKGQKPKRFEVVQKMKDKPLTKHPETGEPVERVITGGCGVVFHGASIMSMNVPKGKR, encoded by the coding sequence ATGCCCACTTACATTTACCAAACTCTTCCCAAGAAAAAAGGCCAGAAACCCAAGCGCTTCGAGGTGGTGCAAAAGATGAAAGACAAGCCGCTCACCAAGCATCCGGAAACCGGTGAACCCGTCGAGCGCGTCATCACCGGCGGCTGCGGCGTCGTCTTCCACGGCGCAAGCATCATGAGCATGAACGTCCCCAAAGGAAAACGCTGA